A genomic stretch from Corynebacterium kutscheri includes:
- a CDS encoding glycine--tRNA ligase: MTNKNVIETVVNLCKRRGLVYPSGEIYGGTRSAWDYGPLGVELKENIKRQWWRSMVTSRADVVGVDTSVILPRQTWVTSGHVEVFTDPLVESLHTHKRYRADHLLEAYEEKHGHPPVNGLADINDPETGQPGAWTEPKAFSGLLKTFLGPVDDEEGLHYLRPETAQGIFVNFKNVMTSARMKPPFGIANIGKSFRNEITPGNFIFRTREFEQMEMEFFVKPGEDETWHQYWIDARHQWYIDLGINPDNLRLYEHPQEKLSHYSKRTVDVEYAFGFQGSKWGELEGVANRTDYDLRVHSEGSGEDLSYFDQETGERWIPYVIEPAAGLGRSMMAFLVDAYHEDQAPNAKGGTDTRVVLKLDYRLSPVKVAVLPLSKKEPLAGKAEELTRTLRQFWNVEYDTSGAIGRRYRRQDEIGTPFCVTVDFETLEDNAVTVRERDTMAQERVSLDELQSYLAARLAGC, encoded by the coding sequence ATGACAAACAAGAATGTCATCGAAACGGTGGTTAACCTATGTAAACGCCGTGGTTTGGTCTATCCTAGCGGTGAAATTTATGGTGGTACCCGCTCGGCCTGGGATTATGGTCCTCTTGGTGTCGAGTTAAAAGAAAATATTAAGCGTCAATGGTGGCGCAGTATGGTTACCTCGCGTGCAGATGTTGTCGGTGTGGATACCTCGGTAATTTTGCCTCGTCAGACGTGGGTTACTTCAGGGCATGTAGAAGTTTTTACCGATCCGCTGGTGGAATCTTTGCATACCCATAAGCGTTATCGGGCAGACCATTTGCTTGAGGCCTATGAAGAAAAGCATGGGCATCCACCGGTTAATGGGTTGGCTGATATTAATGATCCAGAAACCGGTCAGCCTGGCGCCTGGACAGAGCCTAAGGCTTTTTCTGGCTTATTGAAGACCTTCCTAGGCCCAGTTGATGATGAAGAAGGATTGCACTATCTGCGTCCTGAAACCGCACAGGGAATTTTTGTTAATTTTAAGAATGTTATGACCTCTGCGCGTATGAAACCGCCCTTTGGTATTGCCAATATTGGTAAGTCTTTCCGTAATGAGATTACCCCAGGTAACTTTATTTTCCGCACTCGTGAATTTGAGCAGATGGAGATGGAGTTCTTTGTTAAACCTGGCGAAGATGAAACATGGCACCAATATTGGATTGACGCCCGCCATCAGTGGTACATTGACTTAGGAATTAACCCCGATAACCTGCGTTTATATGAGCACCCACAGGAAAAGCTTAGCCATTACTCTAAGCGTACGGTAGATGTGGAGTACGCCTTTGGTTTCCAGGGATCTAAGTGGGGCGAGCTTGAGGGCGTGGCTAACCGTACCGATTATGATCTGCGCGTTCATTCCGAGGGTTCGGGCGAGGATCTGTCCTACTTTGATCAAGAAACGGGCGAGCGCTGGATTCCTTATGTTATCGAGCCGGCTGCTGGTTTAGGCCGTTCTATGATGGCCTTCCTTGTTGATGCCTATCATGAGGATCAAGCTCCGAATGCCAAAGGCGGAACAGATACCCGCGTTGTATTAAAATTGGATTACCGATTAAGTCCGGTGAAAGTTGCCGTACTGCCATTGAGCAAGAAAGAACCCTTGGCTGGAAAAGCTGAAGAACTTACTCGTACCTTGCGTCAGTTCTGGAATGTGGAATATGACACTTCTGGTGCGATTGGTCGTCGTTATCGTCGCCAAGATGAGATCGGTACGCCTTTTTGCGTTACCGTAGATTTCGAAACCCTCGAAGATAATGCAGTGACCGTGCGTGAGCGCGACACGATGGCACAGGAGCGCGTCAGCCTTGATGAACTCCAGTCTTACCTCGCAGCCCGACTAGCTGGCTGCTAA
- the glmS gene encoding glutamine--fructose-6-phosphate transaminase (isomerizing), with translation MCGIVGYVGKAGVNRDYGALDVVLEGLRRLEYRGYDSAGVAVVANGTVESRKKAGKVVALEEELAQSPLPESVLGIGHTRWATHGGPNDANAHPHVVADGTLAVVHNGIIENFVALKEELLVQGHTFVSETDTEVAVHLLADAFAGEANGDLTEAMRIVCNRLEGAFTLLAIQASVPDRIVAARLNSPLVIGLGEEENFLGSDVSGLIDYTKRAVEMDNHQIVTITADSYEIIGFDGTPAQGKEFTIEWDVASAKKDGYSSYMDKEIHDQPAAIRDTLLGRFDETGHLTLDEIRIDVSHLRSIDKIIVIACGTAAYAGHVARYAIEHWCRIPTEVELAHEFRYRDPIVDERTLVVALSQSGETMDTLMAVRHAREQGAKVIAICNTRGSSIPRESDANLYTHAGPEIAVASTKAFLAQITASYLLGLYLAQLRGNMFADEVSSVVAELQTIPDKVQAILDNEEQIKQLGKDMKDAKSVLFLGRHVGFPVALEGALKLKEIAYLHAEGFAAGELKHGPIALVEEGQPIFIIVPSPHGRDSLHAKVVSNIQEVRARGAITIVIAEEGDKAVEQFAHHVIRVPQAPSLLQPLLATVPLQIFACAVASNKGYDVDQPRNLAKSVTVE, from the coding sequence ATGTGTGGAATCGTAGGATACGTAGGCAAAGCTGGTGTAAACCGGGATTACGGCGCATTAGACGTTGTGCTCGAAGGCTTGCGTCGTTTGGAATACCGGGGCTATGACTCTGCTGGTGTAGCTGTTGTTGCTAATGGAACAGTTGAATCTCGCAAGAAAGCCGGCAAAGTCGTTGCTCTGGAAGAAGAATTAGCGCAGTCACCGCTACCAGAATCTGTGTTGGGAATTGGTCATACCCGATGGGCAACCCACGGTGGGCCTAATGATGCCAATGCGCATCCACACGTGGTTGCCGATGGCACCCTAGCTGTTGTACACAACGGTATTATTGAAAACTTTGTTGCTCTCAAAGAGGAACTATTAGTTCAAGGGCATACCTTTGTCTCTGAGACGGATACCGAAGTAGCTGTACATCTTTTGGCAGATGCTTTTGCTGGTGAGGCCAATGGGGATCTCACCGAGGCAATGCGGATTGTGTGCAACCGACTTGAAGGTGCATTTACTTTATTAGCTATCCAAGCGAGTGTTCCGGATCGAATTGTGGCGGCTCGATTAAATTCGCCATTGGTTATTGGTCTTGGTGAAGAAGAGAACTTCTTAGGATCAGATGTATCTGGCCTTATTGATTACACCAAGCGGGCAGTTGAAATGGATAACCACCAGATTGTCACTATTACCGCTGATTCTTATGAAATTATTGGCTTTGATGGCACACCAGCGCAAGGTAAAGAATTTACTATTGAGTGGGATGTCGCTTCGGCTAAAAAAGATGGTTATTCCTCGTATATGGATAAAGAAATCCATGATCAGCCAGCAGCTATTCGCGATACCCTATTAGGGCGTTTTGATGAAACTGGGCATCTTACTCTAGATGAGATTCGTATCGACGTTTCCCATTTACGCAGTATTGATAAGATTATTGTGATTGCGTGTGGTACAGCTGCGTATGCTGGACATGTTGCTCGCTATGCAATTGAGCATTGGTGTCGTATTCCAACCGAGGTCGAACTAGCTCATGAATTCCGTTACCGCGATCCGATTGTTGATGAGCGCACCTTGGTAGTGGCCTTGTCTCAATCTGGTGAGACGATGGATACTTTGATGGCAGTACGTCACGCACGAGAACAAGGCGCAAAAGTTATTGCCATTTGTAATACTCGTGGTTCTTCTATTCCGCGAGAGTCTGACGCCAACCTTTATACCCATGCTGGCCCAGAAATCGCAGTGGCATCCACAAAGGCATTTTTAGCGCAGATTACTGCTAGCTATTTATTGGGACTTTACCTGGCTCAATTGCGCGGAAATATGTTTGCAGATGAAGTTAGTTCCGTTGTCGCAGAGTTGCAAACTATTCCAGATAAGGTGCAAGCCATTTTGGATAATGAAGAGCAAATTAAGCAGCTGGGCAAAGACATGAAGGATGCTAAGTCGGTGCTCTTCTTAGGTCGACATGTCGGTTTCCCAGTTGCGCTAGAAGGGGCACTAAAATTAAAAGAGATCGCTTATCTTCATGCCGAGGGTTTTGCTGCTGGTGAGCTAAAGCATGGCCCTATTGCTTTGGTAGAAGAAGGGCAACCAATTTTTATTATTGTTCCTTCGCCACATGGACGTGATTCTTTGCATGCCAAGGTGGTTTCTAATATTCAAGAGGTGCGTGCACGTGGGGCAATTACTATTGTGATTGCCGAAGAAGGTGATAAGGCGGTAGAACAATTCGCCCATCACGTTATTCGGGTTCCGCAAGCACCAAGCTTATTGCAGCCACTTTTAGCTACGGTTCCATTGCAGATTTTTGCTTGTGCAGTAGCTAGCAATAAGGGATACGACGTAGACCAGCCACGTAACCTAGCAAAATCAGTAACTGTTGAGTAA
- a CDS encoding deoxyguanosinetriphosphate triphosphohydrolase — protein MYQYCDRDMQRRVSEAEKRSQIVKHDDTRSPFARDRARVLHSAALRRLADKTQVVGPRDGDTPRTRLTHSLEVAQISRGIGSALGLNSDLCEMAGLTHDIGHPPYGHNGETALAELGEGFGGFEGNAQTLRILTRLEPKIFCEQQSYGLNLTRAALDAACKYPCTRTNSDGSRNKKYGCYDEDAHILDWIRIGHNDQRPSMEAQVMDFSDDIAYSVHDVEDGIIAGRIKLGVLWDLVELAAIAEKGAVAYGGNPDALIEAAAQLRELSVVAAASNFDGSLRGYVALKAMTSELVGRYIGAIVEATRNKWAGVAIGRTIGDVVIPPSVLAEVTLLKTLAVLYVMDDRGHLRRQDRQRERIFWVHDYLRAGAPGSLDPVFRLWWEQANTDAQRERVIIDQIASMTESRLELVARNLSGFAGFFD, from the coding sequence ATGTATCAGTACTGTGATCGTGATATGCAACGTCGTGTATCTGAAGCTGAAAAACGTAGCCAGATTGTTAAACATGACGATACTCGTAGTCCTTTTGCCAGGGATCGTGCTCGAGTATTACATAGTGCGGCATTGCGTCGACTGGCGGACAAAACTCAAGTTGTTGGTCCACGCGATGGTGATACACCGCGTACACGGTTGACTCACTCCCTAGAAGTAGCGCAGATTTCACGCGGAATTGGTAGCGCATTAGGGCTTAATTCTGATTTATGCGAGATGGCTGGGTTAACACACGATATTGGGCACCCACCCTATGGACATAATGGCGAGACTGCTCTCGCAGAGCTTGGCGAAGGGTTTGGTGGTTTTGAAGGAAATGCCCAAACATTACGTATTTTGACTCGCCTGGAACCTAAAATTTTTTGTGAACAACAAAGCTATGGGCTCAACCTTACTCGTGCAGCACTCGATGCTGCCTGTAAATATCCATGTACACGCACGAATTCTGATGGTAGCCGTAATAAAAAATATGGTTGTTATGACGAAGACGCGCATATTTTAGATTGGATTCGCATTGGACATAATGATCAGCGTCCCAGCATGGAAGCACAAGTAATGGATTTTTCTGATGATATTGCCTATTCCGTTCATGACGTTGAAGATGGCATTATCGCTGGCAGAATCAAATTAGGAGTGTTATGGGATCTTGTCGAACTAGCTGCCATTGCGGAAAAAGGGGCAGTAGCTTATGGCGGTAATCCAGATGCGCTTATTGAAGCAGCTGCCCAACTTCGTGAGCTTTCCGTTGTTGCCGCAGCAAGTAATTTTGATGGTAGCTTGCGCGGCTATGTAGCACTAAAAGCCATGACTAGTGAATTAGTTGGTCGCTATATTGGGGCAATAGTAGAAGCAACCCGTAATAAGTGGGCGGGTGTAGCTATCGGTAGAACAATTGGCGATGTGGTAATCCCACCGTCAGTGTTAGCAGAAGTAACCCTACTTAAAACCTTGGCAGTGCTATATGTAATGGATGATCGTGGTCATTTACGACGCCAAGATCGCCAACGTGAGCGTATTTTTTGGGTTCATGATTATTTACGCGCGGGAGCACCCGGTAGTCTGGATCCAGTATTTAGGTTGTGGTGGGAGCAAGCAAATACCGATGCACAGCGCGAGCGAGTCATCATCGACCAAATTGCGTCGATGACCGAGTCTCGTTTAGAACTAGTAGCGCGTAATCTTTCAGGTTTTGCTGGTTTCTTTGATTAA
- a CDS encoding ribonuclease domain-containing protein → MRHTKKSLPALIGGALLVLVSAYFGIDFNSDTQTTASSTTASPAKTTTVISASSIRPIPKNTATKISARQTSIRTSIDECYVDTLPKEAEEVIDDILSGGPFEYPESDGKHFGNYEGLLPKEKSSYYREYTVESPGIRHRGERRIVVGGGSPTDPDTWYYTDDHFESFCSIPDAEH, encoded by the coding sequence ATGCGTCATACAAAAAAGTCTCTGCCCGCATTGATCGGCGGCGCCCTGCTAGTTTTGGTATCAGCATATTTCGGTATTGACTTCAACTCAGATACGCAGACCACCGCATCGAGTACCACTGCTTCTCCAGCAAAAACAACTACCGTTATATCTGCTAGTTCAATTAGGCCAATACCAAAGAATACCGCAACTAAAATAAGCGCGCGCCAAACGTCGATACGCACTAGTATCGACGAATGCTATGTCGATACCCTTCCTAAAGAGGCTGAGGAAGTTATTGATGATATTCTTTCTGGTGGCCCATTTGAATACCCAGAAAGCGACGGCAAACATTTTGGCAATTATGAAGGGCTACTACCTAAAGAAAAGTCCAGTTATTACCGCGAATACACCGTGGAAAGTCCTGGGATACGCCACCGCGGTGAGCGACGCATTGTAGTCGGCGGTGGAAGTCCTACCGATCCGGATACTTGGTATTACACCGATGACCATTTCGAGAGTTTTTGTAGCATCCCAGATGCCGAACATTAA
- a CDS encoding TPM domain-containing protein, translating to MTKTRFFSAAAAAGLLSLTATPVLLLSPPAAAEAPQAYAQQVVDTADVLSVDEETQINQALNLLEQEKNQKVYVLFVDSFDSYGPEVWTTRTLNAIGTNNTAVYAVAVKDREWGLNASEDFSTKTLDAMEAAALSSLSNQDWAGSSLGLINAARNSSPTDDTTTTTTTSTNNGTGVLLTTLAAVGVGGGGYVAYSRRRNKNKSASATSDIDQARAIDPKNTAALATLSTPVLHQLAEEELISTDESIKGARSELSIAIGEFGGERTRTFSRALRHSESTLQQAFELRRQSEQAPELEKRNLYIEIISTCGQADDTLEAEAQNFEQLRNLLVAAPATLDRLTQERVKLSTRLPSAQNTLEQLRSTYSEDMLRSINDNVAMAEVSLSELDKSIEYGRTLIQQPAGEQGGLVDAIHSAEAAQAHAHELLTAIETAPNDILAAQTGIPDLRIELQEEINEALELRAQLRKNDWTQLDQIVATARQELDSADTHTIKDPLGVWRRLTAIDSELDDMLEELRSTHRDNQRRMQLLSQQIATAESTVQGAESFISTRGQVIGASARTKLADAKRLLSQAIALRDSDPIQAMSLARQAYNAAVMAQREAEKDVDRYNRQQTQRQTMNTGSIIAGMVINEALNSHRRGGYGYRGGFGGGGGGFRGGGFGGGGGGFRGGSF from the coding sequence ATGACTAAAACACGATTCTTTTCTGCTGCTGCAGCTGCTGGCTTATTATCGCTAACAGCTACCCCGGTGCTTCTTCTTAGCCCTCCGGCAGCTGCAGAAGCCCCGCAGGCATATGCCCAGCAGGTTGTTGATACCGCCGACGTACTTTCTGTCGACGAGGAGACACAAATTAACCAAGCTCTTAACCTTTTAGAACAAGAAAAGAATCAAAAGGTTTATGTCTTATTTGTCGATTCTTTTGATAGTTACGGCCCCGAGGTATGGACCACGCGCACTCTTAATGCCATTGGAACTAACAATACTGCGGTATATGCCGTTGCCGTCAAAGATCGCGAGTGGGGTCTTAACGCCAGCGAGGATTTTAGTACCAAGACGCTCGATGCGATGGAGGCTGCCGCATTAAGTTCCCTTTCTAATCAAGATTGGGCAGGTTCTTCCTTAGGGCTTATCAATGCTGCCCGTAACAGTTCTCCTACTGATGACACAACTACTACCACAACAACGAGCACCAATAACGGCACTGGTGTGCTTCTTACCACTTTGGCTGCCGTTGGTGTTGGAGGTGGCGGTTATGTCGCATACTCACGTCGTAGAAATAAAAACAAATCTGCTTCTGCTACCTCCGATATTGACCAAGCACGCGCTATTGATCCTAAAAACACCGCTGCGCTAGCAACACTGTCTACCCCAGTGCTGCACCAACTTGCGGAAGAAGAATTGATTAGCACAGATGAATCTATTAAAGGTGCTCGCTCTGAGCTCAGCATCGCAATCGGTGAATTTGGTGGCGAGCGAACACGCACTTTTAGCCGCGCGCTTAGACATTCTGAGAGCACACTCCAACAAGCATTTGAATTACGGCGGCAATCAGAACAGGCACCAGAATTAGAAAAACGAAATCTTTATATCGAAATTATTTCTACCTGCGGCCAAGCTGATGACACACTAGAGGCTGAAGCACAAAACTTTGAACAGCTACGTAACTTATTAGTTGCCGCACCAGCTACCTTAGATCGTCTTACCCAGGAACGCGTCAAACTCAGTACTCGCCTTCCATCTGCTCAGAACACTCTTGAACAACTACGTAGCACCTATTCAGAAGACATGTTGCGTTCTATTAATGACAATGTGGCTATGGCTGAAGTAAGTCTTTCGGAACTCGATAAATCCATTGAGTATGGTCGTACTCTCATCCAACAGCCAGCCGGCGAACAAGGCGGTCTCGTTGATGCGATTCATAGTGCGGAGGCAGCGCAAGCACATGCGCATGAACTTTTAACGGCTATTGAAACGGCCCCTAACGATATTCTTGCTGCTCAAACGGGAATCCCTGACCTACGTATAGAGCTACAAGAAGAAATCAACGAAGCTCTTGAGCTACGCGCACAACTGCGTAAAAACGATTGGACTCAGCTTGATCAAATCGTAGCTACCGCCCGCCAGGAACTTGATAGTGCAGATACTCATACGATTAAAGACCCGCTAGGAGTATGGCGACGACTCACTGCTATTGATTCTGAGCTCGACGATATGCTGGAAGAGTTACGTAGTACTCACCGCGATAATCAGCGACGCATGCAGTTACTTTCTCAGCAAATTGCTACTGCAGAATCAACTGTTCAAGGTGCCGAGAGCTTCATCTCTACCCGTGGTCAGGTAATCGGCGCTAGTGCTCGCACTAAGCTTGCCGATGCCAAACGCTTGCTCAGCCAAGCGATCGCATTACGTGATAGTGATCCTATTCAAGCTATGTCGCTTGCTCGCCAGGCTTATAATGCTGCGGTTATGGCTCAGCGTGAGGCAGAAAAAGATGTCGATCGTTATAATCGTCAACAAACTCAGCGCCAAACAATGAATACTGGCAGCATCATTGCAGGCATGGTTATTAATGAAGCACTAAACTCACACCGTCGCGGTGGTTACGGTTACCGTGGTGGTTTTGGTGGCGGCGGGGGCGGCTTCCGTGGCGGTGGATTCGGCGGTGGTGGCGGAGGTTTCCGCGGTGGAAGCTTCTAA